In the genome of Drosophila subpulchrella strain 33 F10 #4 breed RU33 chromosome 2L, RU_Dsub_v1.1 Primary Assembly, whole genome shotgun sequence, one region contains:
- the LOC119546100 gene encoding DNA topoisomerase 2, protein MENGSKGSALSIEQMYQKKSQLEHILLRPDSYIGSVEFTKELMWVFDSSQNRMVQREISFVPGLYKIFDEILVNAADNKQRDKSMNTIKIDIDPERNVVSVWNNGQGIPVTMHKEQKMYVPTMIFGHLLTSSNYNDDEKKVTGGRNGYGAKLCNIFSTSFTVETATREYKRSFKQTWADNMGKASEVKIKDFSGTDFTRITFSPDLAKFKMESLDKDIVALMSRRAYDVAASSKGVSVFLNGNKLAVRNFKDYIDLHVKSTDEDSGPPIKIVHEVANERWEVACCPSDRGFQQVSFVNSIATYKGGRHVDHVVDNLIKQLLEVLKKKNKGGINIKPFQVRNHLWVFVNCLIENPTFDSQTKENMTLQQKGFGSKCTLSEKFINNMSKSGIVESVLAWAKFKAQNDIAKTGGRKSSKIKGIPKLEDANEAGGKNSINCTLILTEGDSAKSLAVSGLGVIGRNFYGVFPLRGKLLNVREANFKQLSENAEINNLCKIIGLQYKKKYLTEDDLKTLRYGKVMIMTDQDQDGSHIKGLLINFIHTNWPELLRLPFLEEFITPIVKATKKNEELSFYSLPEFEEWKNDTANHHTYNIKYYKGLGTSTSKEAKEYFQDMERHRILFKYDGSVDDESIVMAFSKKHIESRKVWLTNHMDEVKRRKELGLPERYLYAKGTKYITYADFINLELVLFSNADNERSIPSLVDGLKPGQRKVMFTCFKRNDKREVKVAQLSGSVAEMSAYHHGEVSLQMTIVNLAQNFVGANNINLLEPRGQFGTRLTGGKDCASARYIFTLMSPLTRLIYHPLDDPLLDYQVDDGQKIEPQWYLPIIPMVLVNGAEGIGTGWSTKIANHNPREIMRNLKKMINGEDPTPMHPWYKNFTGRMEYVSDGRYVQTGNIQILPGNKVEITELPVGVWTQNYKENVLEPLSNGTEKVKAIVSDYREYHTDTTVRFVISFAPGEFERIQAEEGGFYRVFKLTTTLSTNQMHAFDQNNCLRRFPTAIDIIKEFYQLRREYYARRKDFLVGQLTAQADRLSDQARFILEKCEKKLVVENKQRKAMCDELVKRGYRPDPVKEWQRRIKMEDAEPANEEDDEEEEAAASSSSKVKKEKEVDPDKAFKKLTDVKKFDYLLGMSMWMLTEEKKNELLKQRDAKLAELENLRKKTPELLWLDDLDALEAKLDEVEEKERLEEQGINLKTAKAMKGQKAVAGKGRKAKAAAGSLATGDVFPDPEGEHVEFKVTEDIVKKMALAAKLAQNAKEPKKPKEPKEPKVKKEPKGKQIKADPDASGDDMDDFDAMVEGGAKSSPKAKKAAVKKEPAERKPRQKKENGGGLKQSKIDFSKAKPKKSDDDSVEEVTPRADRPGRRQASKKIDYSSLFSDEEGDDNVGSDDDGSDSDEDSPKRPTKRGRDEESSGGAKKKAPPKRRRAVIESDDDVTFDDDDDSDFQ, encoded by the exons ATGGAGAACGGAAGCAAGGGTAGCGCCCTGTCCATCGAACAGATGTACCAGAAGAAGTCGCAGCTTGAGCACATCCTGCTGCGCCCGGACTCGTACATTGGGTCCGTGGAGTTCACCAAGGAGCTGATGTGGGTGTTCGACAGCTCGCAGAACAGGATGGTCCAGAGGGAGATCTCTTTTGTGCCCGGCCTGTATAAGATCTTCGATGAGATCCTCGTGAATGCGGCGGATAACAAGCAGCGCGACAAGAGCATGAACACCATCAAGATCGACATCGATCCGGAGCGGAATGTGGTGTCCGTGTGGAACAACGGCCAGGGTATTCCGGTGACCATGCACAAGGAGCAGAAGATGTATGTGCCCACGATGATTTTCGGTCATTTGCTGACCTCCTCGAACTACAACGATGACGAGAAGAAGGTCACCGGCGGCAGGAACGGATACGGAGCCAAACTCTGCAACATATTCTCCACCAGCTTCACCGTGGAGACCGCCACGAGGGAGTACAAACGGAGCTTTAAGCAGACCTGGGCCGACAACATGGGAAAGGCTTCTGAAGTGAAG ATCAAGGACTTCAGTGGCACCGATTTCACTCGCATCACATTCAGTCCCGATTTGGCCAAGTTCAAGATGGAAAGTCTCGATAAAGACATTGTGGCTCTGATGTCCCGACGTGCATACGATGTGGCCGCCTCATCCAAGGGTGTATCCGTCTTTCTTAACGGCAACAAGCTGGCGGTGCGGAACTTCAAGGACTACATTGATCTGCACGTCAAGAGCACGGACGAAGACTCTGGTCCACCCATTAAGATCGTTCACGAGGTAGCCAACGAGCGGTGGGAGGTGGCCTGCTGTCCCTCGGACCGCGGCTTCCAGCAGGTCTCCTTTGTCAACTCAATAGCCACCTACAAGGGTGGTCGGCATGTGGACCACGTGGTGGACAATCTCATCAAGCAGCTTCTTGAGGTGCTGAAGAAGAAGAACAAAG GTGGCATCAACATCAAGCCCTTCCAGGTGCGGAATCATCTCTGGGTTTTCGTCAATTGTTTGATTGAGAATCCCACATTCGACTCGCAAACTAAGGAGAACATGACGCTGCAGCAAAAGGGCTTCGGCTCCAAGTGCACTCTATCCGAGAAGTTCATCAACAATATGTCCAAGTCCGGCATCGTGGAGTCTGTGCTGGCGTGGGCCAAGTTCAAGGCCCAGAATGACATTGCCAAGACGGGTGGTCGCAAATCGAGCAAAATAAAGGGCATTCCCAAGCTGGAGGACGCCAACGAGGCCGGTGGCAAGAATTCGATCAACTGCACCCTTATCCTCACCGAGGGAGACTCAGCCAAGTCTTTGGCTGTTTCCGGTCTGGGCGTCATTGGCCGCAATTTCTACGGAGTATTCCCGCTTAGAGGTAAACTTCTCAACGTACGCGAGGCTAATTTCAAGCAGCTGTCCGAGAATGCCGAGATCAACAACTTGTGCAAGATCATTGGGTTGCAGTACAAGAAAAAGTATCTCACCGAGGATGATCTCAAGACGCTGCGCTACGGCAAAGTTATGATCATGACAGATCAGGATCAGGACGGCTCCCACATCAAGGGTCTGCTGATTAACTTTATCCACACCAATTGGCCGGAGCTGCTGCGTCTGCCCTTCCTTGAGGAGTTCATTACGCCGATTGTAAAGGCAACCAAAAAGAACGAGGAGCTTTCGTTCTACTCGCTGCCCGAGTTCGAAGAGTGGAAAAACGATACGGCCAATCACCATACGTATAATATCAAATACTATAAGGGTTTGGGTACTTCGACCTCCAAGGAGGCGAAGGAGTACTTCCAGGACATGGAACGCCATCGCATCCTGTTCAAGTACGATGGCTCGGTGGATGATGAGAGCATTGTCATGGCATTCTCCAAGAAGCATATTGAGTCGAGGAAGGTGTGGCTCACCAACCACATGGACGAGGTGAAGCGGCGCAAGGAGCTGGGGTTGCCAGAGCGTTATCTGTACGCCAAGGGCACCAAGTACATCACCTACGCGGACTTTATCAACTTGGAGTTGGTACTGTTCTCCAATGCGGACAACGAGCGTTCCATTCCCAGTCTGGTGGACGGCTTGAAGCCAGGTCAGCGCAAGGTGATGTTCACCTGCTTCAAGAGGAACGACAAGCGTGAGGTGAAGGTGGCACAGCTGTCTGGTTCCGTCGCCGAGATGTCGGCCTACCATCACGGTGAGGTTTCGCTGCAGATGACCATCGTAAATCTGGCCCAGAACTTTGTGGGCGCAAATAATATAAATCTCCTTGAGCCACGCGGTCAGTTCGGTACTCGCTTGACCGGCGGCAAGGATTGTGCCAGCGCTCGTTATATTTTCACTTTGATGTCTCCCTTGACCCGACTCATCTACCATCCCCTCGACGATCCGCTGCTGGACTACCAGGTGGACGATGGCCAGAAGATCGAGCCCCAGTGGTACCTGCCCATCATACCGATGGTGCTGGTGAACGGTGCTGAGGGCATCGGAACTGGTTGGTCCACGAAGATAGCCAACCACAATCCCCGAGAGATAATGCGCAATCTAAAGAAGATGATTAACGGAGAAGATCCGACGCCGATGCATCCCTGGTACAAGAACTTCACCGGACGCATGGAGTACGTATCGGATGGCCGGTATGTGCAGACAGGAAACATTCAAATTCTGCCAGGCAATAAGGTGGAAATCACCGAACTTCCTGTGGGCGTTTGGACACAGAACTACAAGGAGAACGTGCTGGAGCCACTGTCGAACGGCACCgaaaaggttaaggcaatTGTATCCGACTACAGGGAGTACCACACGGACACCACCGTTCGCTTTGTGATTAGCTTTGCGCCTGGCGAATTTGAACGAATTCAAGCCGAGGAGGGTGGCTTCTATCGAGTGTTTAAACTTACCACAACGCTGTCCACCAACCAAATGCACGCCTTCGATCAGAACAACTGCTTGAGGCGTTTCCCCACCGCCATCGACATCATCAAAGAGTTTTACCAGCTGCGTCGTGAGTATTACGCTCGCCGGAAGGACTTTTTGGTTGGCCAGCTGACGGCTCAGGCCGATCGGCTCAGTGACCAGGCTCGCTTCATTCTCGAGAAGTGCGAGAAGAAGTTGGTGGTGGAGAACAAGCAGCGGAAGGCCATGTGCGATGAGCTGGTGAAGCGTGGCTACCGTCCCGATCCCGTCAAGGAGTGGCAGCGTCGCATCAAGATGGAGGATGCCGAGCCAGCTAACGAGGAGGATGACGAAGAAGAGGAGGCAGCTGCCAGCAGCAGCTCGAAGGTTAAAAAAGAGAAGGAAGTCGATCCGGATAAGGCCTTCAAGAAGCTAACCGATGTAAAGAAGTTCGACTACCTTCTGGGCATGTCCATGTGGATGTTGACAGAGGAGAAGAAGAACGAGCTGCTCAAACAGCGCGATGCCAAGCTGGCCGAACTGGAGAATCTGCGCAAGAAGACGCCCGAGCTGCTTTGGCTTGATGATTTGGATGCCCTGGAGGCCAAGCTAGATGAAGTGGAAGAGAAGGAGCGCCTCGAGGAGCAGGGCATCAATCTGAAGACAGCAAAGGCAATGAAGGGCCAGAAGGCTGTTGCAGGCAAGGGCAGAAAGGCTAAGGCTGCGGCAGGCTCTTTGGCCACAGGAGACGTATTCCCCGATCCCGAGGGCGAACATGTGGAGTTCAAGGTAACCGAGGACATAGTCAAGAAAATGGCGCTGGCGGCTAAGTTGGCCCAGAATGCCAAGGAGCCAAAGAAACCGAAGGAACCCAAGGAGCCCAAGGTGAAGAAGGAGCCAAAGGGCAAGCAGATTAAGGCCGATCCGGATGCTAGCGGCGACGATATGGACGATTTTGATGCAATGGTCGAGGGCGGTGCGAAATCCTCACCCAAGGCCAAAAAGGCAGCTGTCAAGAAGGAGCCGGCAGAGAGGAAGCCCCGCCAGAAGAAGGAGAACGGCGGCGGGCTCAAGCAGAGCAAAATTGACTTCAGCAAAGCCAAG ccCAAGAAGAGCGACGACGACTCAGTGGAAGAGGTTACTCCTCGGGCGGATCGGCCTGGTCGTCGACAGGCCAGCAAGAAGATAGACTACAGCTCGCTGTTCTCCGATGAAGAAGGCGATGACAACGTAGGATCTGATGATGATGGCAGTGACAGTGATGAGGACTCGCCCAAGCGTCCAACCAAGCGTGGTCGAGATGAGGAGAGCAGCGGAGGAGCCAAAAAGAAGGCACCGCCAAAGAGACGGCGCGCCGTCATCGAAAGCGATGATGATGTAACatttgatgatgatgatgattccGATTTCCAGTGA
- the LOC119547653 gene encoding putative apoptosis-inducing factor 1, mitochondrial isoform X2 translates to MSIWGVRCLTQKFIRQAYILANRRILGPDPQRSPPAYAPLRPAHSSLYQMGFADVKSVCSAKDVLKSDSAKLSTSQPVLDSCKPTHACEEFKRKRKETTCQPCNEDGTAPGGSGGGDEECECRMKDLRLKCLLGALAALLAGGLLAWFMTRDTDDLEARKAQEEEEERKRRLIAGLATSPPSSADLPKHVPYLIIGGGTAAFSAFRAIKSNDATAKVLMISNEFRKPYMRPPLSKELWYTPNPNEDPIKDYRFKQWTGSERSLFFEPDEFFVDPEDLDDSANGGIAVAQGFAVKKVDAQKRIATLNDGYEISYDECLIATGCAPKNLTMLRDAPPSVLEKVMVYRTPDDFDRLRRLAAEKRSITIVGNGFIGSELACSLAHYSRENNGGKVYQVFQESANMSKVLPNYLSRWTTAKMEAQGVCVIPNASIRSAVRDETNLKLELNNGMTLMSDVVVVCVGCTPNTELAAPSRLEVDRSLGGFVVNAELEARRNLYVAGDASCFFDPLLGRRRVEHHDHSVVSGRLAGENMTGAKKPYQHQSMFWSDLGPEIGYEGIGLVDSSLPTVGVFALPSDSAKRVDQLSDSSDPEIPATANTSQSTKSDATGSTDGVTCDPDEAANYGKGVIFYLKNDKIVGILLWNLFNRIGLARTIINQNKKYDDLNEVAKLFEIHA, encoded by the exons ATGAGTATTTGGGGTGTCCGATGTCTGACGCAGAAGTTCATCCGGCAGGCGTACATCCTGGCCAACAGAAGGATACTGGGTCCAGATCCGCAGCGCTCCCCGCCGGCGTACG CTCCTCTGCGGCCGGCACACAGCAGCCTGTATCAAATG GGCTTTGCTGATGTCAAGAGCGTCTGCAGCGCAAAGGATGTGCTAAAGTCAGACAGTGCCAAGCTCAGCACCAGTCAGCCAGTCCTGGATTCCTGCAAACCCACGCACGCCTGCGAGGAGTTCAAGCGCAAACGCAAGGAGACAACCTGCCAACCCTGCAACGAGGATGGAACTGCGCCCGGTGGCAGTGGTGGCGGCGATGAGGAGTGTGAGTGCCGGATGAAGGACCTGCGACTGAAGTGCCTGCTGGGAGCGCTGGCTGCCCTGTTAGCCGGAGGATTG CTCGCCTGGTTCATGACGCGGGACACGGATGACCTTGAGGCCAGAAAAGCCcaggaagaggaggaggaaCGGAAACGTAGATTAATAGCTGGACTAGCTACGA GTCCGCCCAGTTCTGCAGACCTTCCCAAGCATGTTCCGTACCTTATTATCGGTGGCGGAACCGCTGCCTTCTCTGCGTTCCGAGCCATCAAGTCCAACGATGCAACTGCCAAGGTTTTGATGATTAGCAATGAGTTCCGCAAGCCCTACATGCGTCCTCCGCTCTCCAAGGAACTGTGGTACACACCCAATCCGAACGAGGATCCCATCAAAGATTATCGTTTCAAGCAATGGACGGGTTCCGAGAGAAG CTTGTTCTTTGAGCCGGACGAGTTTTTCGTGGACCCCGAGGATCTGGATGACAGTGCAAACGGCGGAATTGCCGTCGCTCAAGGTTTCGCTGTGAAAAAGGTGGACGCGCAAAAGCGCATAGCAACGTTGAACGACGGTTATGAGATTAGCTACGACGAATGCCTGATCGCCACGGGCTGTGCCCCCAAGAACCTCACAATGCTGCGCGATGCGCCGCCCAGCGTTCTCGAAAAGGTAATGGTCTACCGCACGCCCGATGATTTTGATCGCCTACGAAGATTGGCGGCGGAGAAGCGATCAATCACCATTGTGGGCAACGGTTTTATCGGAAGTGAGCTGGCCTGCTCTTTGGCCCACTACTCCAGGGAGAACAATGGCGGCAAAGTGTACCAAGTGTTTCAGGAAAGCGCCAACATGTCAAAGGTGCTGCCCAACTACTTGAGCCGCTGGACGACGGCAAAGATGGAAGCCCAGGGCGTCTGCGTCATCCCCAATGCCAGCATTCGATCGGCGGTGCGAGATGAAACCAATCTGAAGTTGGAGCTGAACAATGGAATGACTTTGATGTCCGACGTGGTGGTAGTCTGCGTGGGCTGCACACCCAACACAGAGCTAGCGGCTCCCAGTAGATTAGAGGTGGACAGAAGTCTAGGTGGTTTCGTGGTCAATGCGGAGCTGGAGGCCAGACGGAATCTCTACGTGGCTGGCGATGCTTCCTGCTTCTTCGATCCTCTGCTGGGCAGACGGCGGGTGGAGCACCATGATCACTCGGTGGTCTCTGGTCGGCTGGCCGGCGAGAACATGACAGGAGCAA AAAAGCCCTATCAACATCAGAGCATGTTTTGGTCCGATCTGGGTCCAGAGATCGGTTACGAGGGAATCGGCCTGGTGGACTCATCCCTGCCCACCGTTGGCGTATTCGCCCTGCCCTCGGATAGCGCCAAACGCGTAGACCAACTGTCCGACTCCAGTGATCCTGAGATCCCAGCGACCGCGAATACCAGCCAGTCGACGAAAAGCGATGCCACTGGCAGCACCGATGGCGTTACCTGTGATCCCGATGAGGCGGCCAACTATGGCAAGGGTGTGATATTCTATTTGAAGAACGACAAGATCGTCGGCATCCTGCTGTGGAACCTCTTCAATCGGATAGGCTTAGCTAGGACAATAATCAATCAGAATAAGAAGTACGATGACCTCAATGAGGTGGCCAAACTGTTCGAGATTCATGCGTAG
- the LOC119547653 gene encoding putative apoptosis-inducing factor 1, mitochondrial isoform X1, protein MSIWGVRCLTQKFIRQAYILANRRILGPDPQRSPPAYAPLRPAHSSLYQMVKKRTLEARTKLQANKYPNHQACVAKPSTTPPPEEFGAVVEGTSMPTYANAQFQAPSQSEPLFKVGFADVKSVCSAKDVLKSDSAKLSTSQPVLDSCKPTHACEEFKRKRKETTCQPCNEDGTAPGGSGGGDEECECRMKDLRLKCLLGALAALLAGGLLAWFMTRDTDDLEARKAQEEEEERKRRLIAGLATSPPSSADLPKHVPYLIIGGGTAAFSAFRAIKSNDATAKVLMISNEFRKPYMRPPLSKELWYTPNPNEDPIKDYRFKQWTGSERSLFFEPDEFFVDPEDLDDSANGGIAVAQGFAVKKVDAQKRIATLNDGYEISYDECLIATGCAPKNLTMLRDAPPSVLEKVMVYRTPDDFDRLRRLAAEKRSITIVGNGFIGSELACSLAHYSRENNGGKVYQVFQESANMSKVLPNYLSRWTTAKMEAQGVCVIPNASIRSAVRDETNLKLELNNGMTLMSDVVVVCVGCTPNTELAAPSRLEVDRSLGGFVVNAELEARRNLYVAGDASCFFDPLLGRRRVEHHDHSVVSGRLAGENMTGAKKPYQHQSMFWSDLGPEIGYEGIGLVDSSLPTVGVFALPSDSAKRVDQLSDSSDPEIPATANTSQSTKSDATGSTDGVTCDPDEAANYGKGVIFYLKNDKIVGILLWNLFNRIGLARTIINQNKKYDDLNEVAKLFEIHA, encoded by the exons ATGAGTATTTGGGGTGTCCGATGTCTGACGCAGAAGTTCATCCGGCAGGCGTACATCCTGGCCAACAGAAGGATACTGGGTCCAGATCCGCAGCGCTCCCCGCCGGCGTACG CTCCTCTGCGGCCGGCACACAGCAGCCTGTATCAAATGGTAAAGAAACGCACCCTCGAGGCGCGCACCAAATTGCAAGCCAACAAGTATCCGAATCATCAAGCCTGCGTCGCCAAGCCCTCGACCACGCCCCCTCCGGAGGAGTTCGGCGCGGTTGTGGAGGGCACCTCCATGCCCACCTACGCCAATGCCCAGTTTCAAGCCCCATCCCAGTCGGAGCCACTCTTCAAAGTG GGCTTTGCTGATGTCAAGAGCGTCTGCAGCGCAAAGGATGTGCTAAAGTCAGACAGTGCCAAGCTCAGCACCAGTCAGCCAGTCCTGGATTCCTGCAAACCCACGCACGCCTGCGAGGAGTTCAAGCGCAAACGCAAGGAGACAACCTGCCAACCCTGCAACGAGGATGGAACTGCGCCCGGTGGCAGTGGTGGCGGCGATGAGGAGTGTGAGTGCCGGATGAAGGACCTGCGACTGAAGTGCCTGCTGGGAGCGCTGGCTGCCCTGTTAGCCGGAGGATTG CTCGCCTGGTTCATGACGCGGGACACGGATGACCTTGAGGCCAGAAAAGCCcaggaagaggaggaggaaCGGAAACGTAGATTAATAGCTGGACTAGCTACGA GTCCGCCCAGTTCTGCAGACCTTCCCAAGCATGTTCCGTACCTTATTATCGGTGGCGGAACCGCTGCCTTCTCTGCGTTCCGAGCCATCAAGTCCAACGATGCAACTGCCAAGGTTTTGATGATTAGCAATGAGTTCCGCAAGCCCTACATGCGTCCTCCGCTCTCCAAGGAACTGTGGTACACACCCAATCCGAACGAGGATCCCATCAAAGATTATCGTTTCAAGCAATGGACGGGTTCCGAGAGAAG CTTGTTCTTTGAGCCGGACGAGTTTTTCGTGGACCCCGAGGATCTGGATGACAGTGCAAACGGCGGAATTGCCGTCGCTCAAGGTTTCGCTGTGAAAAAGGTGGACGCGCAAAAGCGCATAGCAACGTTGAACGACGGTTATGAGATTAGCTACGACGAATGCCTGATCGCCACGGGCTGTGCCCCCAAGAACCTCACAATGCTGCGCGATGCGCCGCCCAGCGTTCTCGAAAAGGTAATGGTCTACCGCACGCCCGATGATTTTGATCGCCTACGAAGATTGGCGGCGGAGAAGCGATCAATCACCATTGTGGGCAACGGTTTTATCGGAAGTGAGCTGGCCTGCTCTTTGGCCCACTACTCCAGGGAGAACAATGGCGGCAAAGTGTACCAAGTGTTTCAGGAAAGCGCCAACATGTCAAAGGTGCTGCCCAACTACTTGAGCCGCTGGACGACGGCAAAGATGGAAGCCCAGGGCGTCTGCGTCATCCCCAATGCCAGCATTCGATCGGCGGTGCGAGATGAAACCAATCTGAAGTTGGAGCTGAACAATGGAATGACTTTGATGTCCGACGTGGTGGTAGTCTGCGTGGGCTGCACACCCAACACAGAGCTAGCGGCTCCCAGTAGATTAGAGGTGGACAGAAGTCTAGGTGGTTTCGTGGTCAATGCGGAGCTGGAGGCCAGACGGAATCTCTACGTGGCTGGCGATGCTTCCTGCTTCTTCGATCCTCTGCTGGGCAGACGGCGGGTGGAGCACCATGATCACTCGGTGGTCTCTGGTCGGCTGGCCGGCGAGAACATGACAGGAGCAA AAAAGCCCTATCAACATCAGAGCATGTTTTGGTCCGATCTGGGTCCAGAGATCGGTTACGAGGGAATCGGCCTGGTGGACTCATCCCTGCCCACCGTTGGCGTATTCGCCCTGCCCTCGGATAGCGCCAAACGCGTAGACCAACTGTCCGACTCCAGTGATCCTGAGATCCCAGCGACCGCGAATACCAGCCAGTCGACGAAAAGCGATGCCACTGGCAGCACCGATGGCGTTACCTGTGATCCCGATGAGGCGGCCAACTATGGCAAGGGTGTGATATTCTATTTGAAGAACGACAAGATCGTCGGCATCCTGCTGTGGAACCTCTTCAATCGGATAGGCTTAGCTAGGACAATAATCAATCAGAATAAGAAGTACGATGACCTCAATGAGGTGGCCAAACTGTTCGAGATTCATGCGTAG
- the LOC119547654 gene encoding uncharacterized protein LOC119547654 isoform X1, whose protein sequence is MAPLQFLFDSSTMKYRMLNKRKQATPSPVRQSEVEDTSLANHSALELEAAAALLLLRYQYDRQACSNIISYTESCSPPTPPPAVADNTTPKDQTVRPPVASQPLKKRSIPSHLLRRSVTPAKSESSVINKSIVKAKTRTPIPGNERSCNRSLLKSCRNMIREFLDNQELI, encoded by the exons ATGGCCCCTTTGCAG TTCCTCTTCGACAGTTCAACCATGAAGTATCGTATGTTGAACAAGCGCAAGCAAGCGACTCCTTCGCCAGTGAGGCAATCCGAGGTGGAAGACACATCCTTGGCCAACCATAGTGCCCTGGAACTGGAGGCAGCTGCAGCTCTCCTGCTCCTTCGATACCAATACGATCGACAGGCCTGCAGCAATATTATATCCTACACCGAATCCTGCTCTCCTCCAACTCCTCCGCCTGCTGTGGCGGATAATACAACGCCAAAAGATCAGACTGTTCGTCCTCCAGTCGCCAGTCAGCCGCTGAAGAAACGCTCCATACCATCGCATCTCCTCAGAAGATCCGTAACGCCTGCCAAATCCGAGAGTTCGGTGATCAATAAATCTATAGTCAAGGCCAAAACCAGGACTCCAATTCCCGGCAATGAGCGCAGCTGCAACAGGTCCCTGCTGAAATCCTGCAGGAATATGATACGTGAATTCTTGGACAATCAGGAGCTCAtctaa
- the LOC119547654 gene encoding uncharacterized protein LOC119547654 isoform X2: protein MKYRMLNKRKQATPSPVRQSEVEDTSLANHSALELEAAAALLLLRYQYDRQACSNIISYTESCSPPTPPPAVADNTTPKDQTVRPPVASQPLKKRSIPSHLLRRSVTPAKSESSVINKSIVKAKTRTPIPGNERSCNRSLLKSCRNMIREFLDNQELI from the coding sequence ATGAAGTATCGTATGTTGAACAAGCGCAAGCAAGCGACTCCTTCGCCAGTGAGGCAATCCGAGGTGGAAGACACATCCTTGGCCAACCATAGTGCCCTGGAACTGGAGGCAGCTGCAGCTCTCCTGCTCCTTCGATACCAATACGATCGACAGGCCTGCAGCAATATTATATCCTACACCGAATCCTGCTCTCCTCCAACTCCTCCGCCTGCTGTGGCGGATAATACAACGCCAAAAGATCAGACTGTTCGTCCTCCAGTCGCCAGTCAGCCGCTGAAGAAACGCTCCATACCATCGCATCTCCTCAGAAGATCCGTAACGCCTGCCAAATCCGAGAGTTCGGTGATCAATAAATCTATAGTCAAGGCCAAAACCAGGACTCCAATTCCCGGCAATGAGCGCAGCTGCAACAGGTCCCTGCTGAAATCCTGCAGGAATATGATACGTGAATTCTTGGACAATCAGGAGCTCAtctaa